From one Amia ocellicauda isolate fAmiCal2 chromosome 17, fAmiCal2.hap1, whole genome shotgun sequence genomic stretch:
- the fbxo21 gene encoding F-box only protein 21 isoform X1 yields MAASGAGEGGCGLNGELAKSDGKKLTDLPAELLEYILCFPVLDHRDVASVSCTCKRLHDVCHGGGKVWGHQYKLRWPRLQKNYRQSESYDWLKEYRTRHVVGLQIRRTVESFSKRFFAEVPCIGQVLGDSFAEIESLGAPEHFCEDELILILSSDRRKSLTLKYYAKKILYFLRQQNILKSLKSFLKRPPEQQSALEGAVLVDQYCNPLSDISLQSISTQLGEITDKIKKTVQVKNPSHPCLRATEDDNCLVEDFDLQRQVVCALNSVLFEQLQYKGNECDYYNPLNSYIHQVLIRRTGIPISLSVLYLTLARKVGVKMEPVNFPNHFLLRWCQQHKGSTDIYDYVYIDAFGKGKQLTAKECEYLIGHQVTSDYYCAVSTTEVLLRMVGNLLNIGKRGEGNEKSYQLLRDSLDLYLTINPDNVQYLLLQARLYFHLGIWPEKVLDILQHIQALDPSQHGAVGYLVQHTLEHIQHKRHPAEPEVKKRSDPEHHEVQYSMGLIMKHKRSGYNCVIYGWDPKCTMSLEWITTMRVHQLPKGPNQPFYNVLVQDGTCRYAAQENLEPHPAPLEIAHPEVGRYFAEFSDTHYTANEELQIRYPDDLEETLRTVQELYIKLNTNSGHEGPLEPQNALTV; encoded by the exons ATGGCCGCTTCGGGTGCAGGAGAAGGGGGCTGCGGATTAAATGGAGAGCTTGCAAAGAGCGACGGGAAAAAGCTGACGGACCTGCCGGCGGAGTTGCTGGAGTACATCTTGTGTTTCCCCGTCCTGGACCACCGGGACGTGGCGAGCGTGTCCTGCACCTGCAAGCGGCTGCATGACGTCTGTCATGGGGGAGGCAAGGTCTGGGGGCATCAGTATAAACTCAG ATGGCCCAGGCTGCAGAAGAACTACCGTCAATCGGAGAGCTACGACTGGCTGAAGGAGTACAGGACGAGACACGTCGTTGGTTTACAGATCAGAAGAACCGTGGAGTCGTTTTCCAAGAGATTTTTTGCAGAAGTA CCTTGCATTGGTCAGGTTCTGGGGGACAGCTTCGCAGAGATCGAGTCCCTGGGGGCCCCAGAGCATTTCTGTGAAGACGAACTGATCTTGATATTAAGCTCCGACCGGAG GAAGAGCCTGACGTTGAAGTACTATGCAAAGAAAATTCTTTACTTTCTCCGACAGCAAAATATCCTGAAGAGCTTAAAGAGTTTCCTCAAGAGACCTCCAGAGCAACAGTCCGCCTTGGAGG GGGCTGTACTGGTAGACCAATACTGTAACCCGCTCTCAGATATTTCACTGCAAAGCATCTCCACTCAGCTGGGTGAAATCACAgacaagattaaaaaaacagtgCAGGTGAAAAATCCCTCCCATCCCTGCTTGAGAGCAACTGAAG ATGACAACTGCCTGGTTGAGGATTTTGACTTGCAGAGGCAGGTGGTTTGTGCTCTGAACTCTGTGCTGTTCGAACAGCTTCAGTACAAAGGCAACGAGTGCGACTACTACAACCCTCTCAACTCGTACATCCACCAG GTGCTCATCCGTCGGACTGGCATTCCCATCAGCCTCTCTGTTCTGTACTTGACCCTGGCCAGGAAGGTAGGGGTGAAGATGGAGCCGGTGAACTTCCCCAATCACTTTCTGCTCCGCTGGTGTCAACAACATAAAGG AAGCACCGATATCTACGATTACGTTTACATCGACGCTTTTGGAAAAGGCAAGCAGCTGACCGCCAAGGAGTGCGAGTACCTGATTGGTCACCAGGTAACGTCAGACTATTACTGTGCCGTCAGCACCACCGAGGTGCTGCTAAGGATGGTGGGGAACCTTCTCAACATTGGAAAGCGAGG AGAAGGCAATGAGAAGTCCTACCAGCTTCTGAGAGACTCCCTTGACCTCTACCTCACCATTAACCCTGACAATGTTCAGTACTTACTGCTGCAAGCCAGGCTGTACTTCCATCTGGGCATCTGGCCTGAGAAG GTTCTGGACATCCTCCAACACATCCAGGCCCTGGACCCCTCTCAGCACGGGGCAGTGGGCTACCTGGTTCAGCACACCCTGGAGCACATCCAGCACAAGAGACACCCCGCCGAGCCGGAGGTCAAGAAACGCAGTGACCCCGAGCACCACGAGGTCCAGTACTCAATGGGGCTCATCATGAAACACAAACG ATCTGGCTACAACTGTGTGATTTATGGCTGGGATCCCAAGTGTACGATGAGCCTAGAGTGGATTACAACCATGAGGGTCCATCAACTGCCAAAGGGCCCGAATCAGCCCTTCTACAATGTGCTGGTGCAGGACGGCACATGCCGATACGCAGCCCAAG AAAACCTGGAACCTCACCCTGCGCCCCTGGAGATCGCGCATCCCGAAGTGGGTCGGTACTTCGCAGAGTTCTCGGACACCCACTACACCGCTAACGAGGAGTTACAGATCCGATACCCAGACGACCTGGAGGAGACGCTCCGGACTGTACAAGAACTGTATATCAAACTGAACACCAACTCAGGACATGAGGGGCCCTTGGAGCCACAGAACGCACTGACAGTTTAG
- the fbxo21 gene encoding F-box only protein 21 isoform X2 has translation MAASGAGEGGCGLNGELAKSDGKKLTDLPAELLEYILCFPVLDHRDVASVSCTCKRLHDVCHGGGKVWGHQYKLRWPRLQKNYRQSESYDWLKEYRTRHVVGLQIRRTVESFSKRFFAEVVLGDSFAEIESLGAPEHFCEDELILILSSDRRKSLTLKYYAKKILYFLRQQNILKSLKSFLKRPPEQQSALEGAVLVDQYCNPLSDISLQSISTQLGEITDKIKKTVQVKNPSHPCLRATEDDNCLVEDFDLQRQVVCALNSVLFEQLQYKGNECDYYNPLNSYIHQVLIRRTGIPISLSVLYLTLARKVGVKMEPVNFPNHFLLRWCQQHKGSTDIYDYVYIDAFGKGKQLTAKECEYLIGHQVTSDYYCAVSTTEVLLRMVGNLLNIGKRGEGNEKSYQLLRDSLDLYLTINPDNVQYLLLQARLYFHLGIWPEKVLDILQHIQALDPSQHGAVGYLVQHTLEHIQHKRHPAEPEVKKRSDPEHHEVQYSMGLIMKHKRSGYNCVIYGWDPKCTMSLEWITTMRVHQLPKGPNQPFYNVLVQDGTCRYAAQENLEPHPAPLEIAHPEVGRYFAEFSDTHYTANEELQIRYPDDLEETLRTVQELYIKLNTNSGHEGPLEPQNALTV, from the exons ATGGCCGCTTCGGGTGCAGGAGAAGGGGGCTGCGGATTAAATGGAGAGCTTGCAAAGAGCGACGGGAAAAAGCTGACGGACCTGCCGGCGGAGTTGCTGGAGTACATCTTGTGTTTCCCCGTCCTGGACCACCGGGACGTGGCGAGCGTGTCCTGCACCTGCAAGCGGCTGCATGACGTCTGTCATGGGGGAGGCAAGGTCTGGGGGCATCAGTATAAACTCAG ATGGCCCAGGCTGCAGAAGAACTACCGTCAATCGGAGAGCTACGACTGGCTGAAGGAGTACAGGACGAGACACGTCGTTGGTTTACAGATCAGAAGAACCGTGGAGTCGTTTTCCAAGAGATTTTTTGCAGAAGTA GTTCTGGGGGACAGCTTCGCAGAGATCGAGTCCCTGGGGGCCCCAGAGCATTTCTGTGAAGACGAACTGATCTTGATATTAAGCTCCGACCGGAG GAAGAGCCTGACGTTGAAGTACTATGCAAAGAAAATTCTTTACTTTCTCCGACAGCAAAATATCCTGAAGAGCTTAAAGAGTTTCCTCAAGAGACCTCCAGAGCAACAGTCCGCCTTGGAGG GGGCTGTACTGGTAGACCAATACTGTAACCCGCTCTCAGATATTTCACTGCAAAGCATCTCCACTCAGCTGGGTGAAATCACAgacaagattaaaaaaacagtgCAGGTGAAAAATCCCTCCCATCCCTGCTTGAGAGCAACTGAAG ATGACAACTGCCTGGTTGAGGATTTTGACTTGCAGAGGCAGGTGGTTTGTGCTCTGAACTCTGTGCTGTTCGAACAGCTTCAGTACAAAGGCAACGAGTGCGACTACTACAACCCTCTCAACTCGTACATCCACCAG GTGCTCATCCGTCGGACTGGCATTCCCATCAGCCTCTCTGTTCTGTACTTGACCCTGGCCAGGAAGGTAGGGGTGAAGATGGAGCCGGTGAACTTCCCCAATCACTTTCTGCTCCGCTGGTGTCAACAACATAAAGG AAGCACCGATATCTACGATTACGTTTACATCGACGCTTTTGGAAAAGGCAAGCAGCTGACCGCCAAGGAGTGCGAGTACCTGATTGGTCACCAGGTAACGTCAGACTATTACTGTGCCGTCAGCACCACCGAGGTGCTGCTAAGGATGGTGGGGAACCTTCTCAACATTGGAAAGCGAGG AGAAGGCAATGAGAAGTCCTACCAGCTTCTGAGAGACTCCCTTGACCTCTACCTCACCATTAACCCTGACAATGTTCAGTACTTACTGCTGCAAGCCAGGCTGTACTTCCATCTGGGCATCTGGCCTGAGAAG GTTCTGGACATCCTCCAACACATCCAGGCCCTGGACCCCTCTCAGCACGGGGCAGTGGGCTACCTGGTTCAGCACACCCTGGAGCACATCCAGCACAAGAGACACCCCGCCGAGCCGGAGGTCAAGAAACGCAGTGACCCCGAGCACCACGAGGTCCAGTACTCAATGGGGCTCATCATGAAACACAAACG ATCTGGCTACAACTGTGTGATTTATGGCTGGGATCCCAAGTGTACGATGAGCCTAGAGTGGATTACAACCATGAGGGTCCATCAACTGCCAAAGGGCCCGAATCAGCCCTTCTACAATGTGCTGGTGCAGGACGGCACATGCCGATACGCAGCCCAAG AAAACCTGGAACCTCACCCTGCGCCCCTGGAGATCGCGCATCCCGAAGTGGGTCGGTACTTCGCAGAGTTCTCGGACACCCACTACACCGCTAACGAGGAGTTACAGATCCGATACCCAGACGACCTGGAGGAGACGCTCCGGACTGTACAAGAACTGTATATCAAACTGAACACCAACTCAGGACATGAGGGGCCCTTGGAGCCACAGAACGCACTGACAGTTTAG